The Cyclobacterium amurskyense genome contains the following window.
CCGTGGAACTCCAGGAACAGGACAAACAAGGTGGGAAGACTTTAAATCAGGACTAGAAAAAGTGAAGTACAAAGGTACAGTCACAATTGAAAGCTTTACACCTGAAATAAAGGAATTGGCAGGTGCAGTTTGCATTTGGCGGCCCTTGGCAGAAAGTCAGGATAAGTTTGCTTCTGAAGGTTTCAATTTTTTAAAAAATTGGGCCACCAACTAATAAAATTCAATCTTTCAACCCAAATAATTTGTTAACATGAGTAAGAAATTGAATATAGCGATCATAGGACTGGGATTTGGTGCAGAGTTTATCCCTATCTATCAAAAACATCCTTCTGCCAATATTTATGCCATTTGCCAAAGAAATAAGGCGAAGTTGGATGAAATTGGCGATGCCTTTGGTATAGCCAAAAGATATACGGATTATGACGAGTTGCTAAAGGACCCAAATATTGATGCTGTTCATATAAACACCCCCATTCAAGCACATGCCGAACAATCTCTTAAAGCGCTAAGAGCTGGCAAACATGTAGCCTGTACAGTTCCAATGGCTACAACGGTAGAAGAATGTCGTCAAATCGTAGAAGAAACGGAGAGAACGGGACTTACCTATATGATGATGGAGACAGTGATTTACAGTAGGGAATTTCTTTTTGTGAAAGAAATGTATGAGAGTGGGGCTATGGGTAAATTGCAATTTTTAAGAGCAAGTCACCAGCAAGAGATGGCCGGTTGGCCTGGCTATTGGGAGGGCCTCCCTCCTATGCATTATGCCACCCATTGTGTAGGGCCGGTATTGGCATTGCCAAAGGCCGAGGCTGAATACGTATCCTGTTTTGGGTCTGGTAGGATCGATGAAAACTTGATTGAAAAGTACGGTTCGCCATTTGCCATAGAAAGCTGTCATATCAAACTAAAAGACACAGACCTTTCCGCAGAAGTCACCCGATCTCTTTTCAATACTGCAAGACAGTA
Protein-coding sequences here:
- a CDS encoding Gfo/Idh/MocA family protein, which encodes MSKKLNIAIIGLGFGAEFIPIYQKHPSANIYAICQRNKAKLDEIGDAFGIAKRYTDYDELLKDPNIDAVHINTPIQAHAEQSLKALRAGKHVACTVPMATTVEECRQIVEETERTGLTYMMMETVIYSREFLFVKEMYESGAMGKLQFLRASHQQEMAGWPGYWEGLPPMHYATHCVGPVLALPKAEAEYVSCFGSGRIDENLIEKYGSPFAIESCHIKLKDTDLSAEVTRSLFNTARQYRESFDAYGSEKSFEWTLIEHEDSVVHTGEKPEKVKIPDYAHLLPEEIALFTTEGVYDDDDNQHLSFIQGAGHGGSHPHLVHEFVTALQEGRAPYPNARQSANITCVGILAHESAMNGGEKIKLPDFTFNK